A stretch of DNA from Amylolactobacillus amylophilus DSM 20533 = JCM 1125:
GGGTGCAAAGAGATATCCTGCCAATCGTTGAGGGATCAACGGTTAGCACAAAGTATGGACCTGTGAAAACTGACCACATCCTCTTCATCGCTGCCGGGGCCTTTGCGGAGTTGAAGCCAAGTGATTTAATTCCGGAACTTCAAGGACGCTTCCCGATTCGTGTAGAATTAAATGCGTTGACTAAAGAGGACTTCGAACGAATTCTGAAGGACCCCACCAACTCTTTGATTAAGCAGTACATCGCCTTAATGAATGCCGACGGTATTAAATTGGTCTTCACGCAGGAAGCAATCTCTCGCATCGCCCAAATCGCCTTTGACGTCAACCAGGGGACGGAGAATATTGGTGCCAGACGCCTATCTACAATTCTGGAAAAGCTCTTGGAGGATGTCTTGTACGAAGGACCAGACATGCAGATGGGTGAAATTTCCATCACAGAAGACTATGTAAACGATAAATTACGTGATATTATCACAGATAAGGATCTCACTAGGTTTATCCTGTAATGAGCAATAGATTTATTTGATAGAGGAATATAATGGAATATACACTTGAAAACCAGTTTCTAAAAGCAATTATCAATACACACGGCGCTGAACTTTCAAGCGTAAAAGACCAAAATACCGGGACAGAGTACCTGTGGCAGGCAGATCCTACGGTCTGGGCACGACATGCACCAATTTTGTTTCCGATTGTGGGTCGACTGAATAACGATACTTATACGTATCAAGGAAAAAGTTACCACATGACCCAACACGGCTTTGCCCGTGACAGCGAGTTTCAGATTGAGCATTCAACAGATAATTCGGTTACACTGCTGCTATTTTCGAATGCTGCAACCCTTAAAATGTATCCGTTCAAATTCCAGTTAAGAGTCAGCTATCAGTTGGTTAATAACTTGCTTACGGTGAGTTTTAACGTCAAGAACATGACAGATGGTGAGATGATCTTCGGAATTGGCGGACATCCTGGTTTCAACTTGCAACTTGATGAAGACGTGCAGAAGAATAACTATTTCTTCAGTTTCGAGCCATCTAAGTCGCGTGTCCGAATTCCTTTGGTCGGACCATATATTGATATCGATAAACGGACACTCGCACCTACAGACACGTTGATCGAGGTATCCGACACATTATTCAAGGATGACGCATTAATTTATGCATTAAACTCACAGACAAAGATTTCGTTGCGTAATGACAAAAATGACTATCACATTAACGTGATGCTCGATCAGACGCCTTTCGTGGGTCTGTGGTCGCCGTACCCAACCACCAGCGATTTCGTCTGCATCGAACCCTGGTGGGGCATTGCCGATGAACTTGACAGCTCTGGTACATTTGAGGAGAAAGTTGGGATGAATAAGCTCACAGCTGGCCAAGAATTTAATTCCCAGTTTCGGGTAGCGTTTCATGACAAAAAAATTGACTAGGCGAACACCTAGTCTTTCTTTTTGTTCAAATAATGATGGTAAAGCCCGAATGGAACGACGCTCTCGGTTCCGTTCTTAATTCGGCGAATATTTGGTTGATGCCGCCAGATAATGAAAATCAGGACAATAGCCGCGACAGTTGTCAATATTGCATCGTGGTAGAAGAAGGAGATGCCGGTGACAATCACCATCGCCACCATGCTGGTCAGGCTCACCATGCTGGTCAATAAAAGGATGATGCCAAATACCGTGATAGCGATCAAAAAGAAGCTCCAGTTGTAGGCCAGCAGGACACCAGCACTGGTTGCTACCGCCTTGCCACCCTTCATGTTGAGGAAGATTGAGAATGAGTGGCCAAAAATACTAGCAAGGCCATATACTAAAACAAGATACTTCGGGCCAATGCCGAAAATTAGTGGAAGTGCCGCTCCAAGTGTTCCCTTTAAGATGTCGACGGTAAGGACAACCACCCCCGGCCAAAAGCCTAAGACACGAAATGTGTTGGTGGTGCCTGTGTTGCCACTACCAAAGTCACGTAAATCCTTCTGGAAGAATTTTTTACTGATTAAAACTCCGGTAGGAAATGAGCCAGCTAAATATGCTAAAATAATTAACATAATGTTTTTTACAATGTCCACATGATTACCTCTCTTTACTAGTGTATATTCTAGCAGAGATTCTCACTGGACAAAATTAAATTTTACTTGTAGGAATGTAGGGGATTAAATTGCCAACAAAGAAAAACGCATATGACGATTCGTCGATTCAAATACTGGAAGGTCTGGAAGCGGTAAGAAAAAGGCCCGGGATGTACATAGGCTCAACGGACGGTCGTGGACTGCACCACTTGGTCTATGAAATTGTTGATAATGCCGTCGATGAGGCCTTAGCCGGTTTTGGTAAAGAAATCAACATTACAATTGGACAGGATAATAGCATCACGGTACAGGATTTTGGACGGGGGATGCCGACCGGGATGCATAGTAGTGGTAAACCAACTATCGAAGTAATCCTGACCGTGCTCCATGCCGGTGGTAAGTTTAACGAGGGCAGTTATAAGACTTCAGGTGGCCTCCACGGTGTTGGTTCATCCGTCGTTAATGCCTTATCGTCTTGGATGACTGTCCGGGTTGTGCGTGATGGTGCTGTTTATGAGGAACGCTTCGAAGATGGCGGTCATCCTGTGGGTACTCTCAAAAAGACAGGCACCAGGCACGAAAAAAATGGCACCACCATTTCGTTTCTGCCGGATCCCACAATTTTCCAGACTACGGTCTTTAAGTTTGATGTGATTGAGGAGCGCATTCGAGAATCGTCCTTCTTGCTAAAGGGGGTCAAGTTTACGCTCACGGATGAACGTGGTGAGGGGAACTCCGAGGTCTTTTACTATGAAGACGGTATTCAGTCGTTTGTGACTTACTTAAATGAGGGTAAGGACGTAATTGGTGACGTCTTCTACTTTGAGGGTACCAAAGAGGCGATTGAGGTTGAGTTTGCCGGTCAGTATAACGATGGTTACTCGGAGAACCTCATTTCATTCGTAAACAATGTGCGAACAGGTGATGGCGGTACCCATGAGATGGGTGCACGTTCCGGATTTACTAAGGCCTTTAATGAATATGCTCGTAAGGTCGGGTTACTGAAAGATAAGGAGAAAAATCTGGAGGGCTCGGACTTTCGTGAAGGGCTGAGTGCGGTCATTGCTGTCCGAATTCCCGAGGAGCTGCTACAGTTTGAAGGACAAACCAAAGGAAAGCTCGGTACGCCGCAGGCCAGAAATACTGTTGAAGCGGTTGTCTATGAACAAATGTCTTATTTTCTGCTCGAGAATGGCGAACTAGCACAAGATCTTGTTAAGAAGGCCATTCGTGCCCGGGATGCACGTGAAGCCGCCAGAAAAGCGCGGGATGATACGCGTTCTGGTAAGAAAAGAAAGAAGACAGATACACTCTTATCCGGCAAGCTAACGCCTGCTCAATCGCGGGATGCGAAGAAGAACGAATTATTCTTGGTCGAAGGTGATTCTGCTGGTGGTTCTGCTAAGCAGGGACGTGAGAGAAAATTTCAGGCAATTTTACCGTTGCGTGGGAAGGTACTGAATACCCAGAAAGCAAAGCTCCCGGATATTTTTAAGAATGAGGAAATCAACACGATGATTTATACAATTGGTGCGGGTGTTGGTGCCGAATTCAAAATTTCCGATGCAAACTATGATAAAGTCATCATTATGACCGATGCTGATACCGACGGTGCGCACATTCAGATCCTGTTACTCACATTTTTCTACCGGTATATGCGCCCAATGATTGAGGCCGGAAAGGTTTATATTGCATTGCCGCCACTGTATAAGTTACAAAAGGGTACAGGTGCCAAGTCACAGGTTGTCTATGCCTGGACGGACGATGAGTTAGAAACAGCATCCAAAAAAATGGGTAAGGGCTACAGTCTTCAGCGATTCAAGGGTCTCGGTGAAATGAACGCCGACCAGTTATGGGAGACGACGATGGATCCAAGTAGTAGAACGCTAATCCGAGTCAAAATCGATGATGCGGCGCTCGCTGAGCGGCGTGTGACGACCCTAATGGGTGACAAGGTTGAGGCAAGGCGAGATTGGATTGAGAAAAACGTGAAGTTCACGCTTGAAGAAGATTCATCAATTTTAGAAACAAAGATTTAGAAGGATAGGTATGTTAGATGGTTGAACAAACAGACCGTATAAAAGAAATGTCCCTTGAAGATGTGATGGGCGAACGCTTTGGTCGTTACTCGAAGTACATCATTCAAGAACGTGCGCTCCCGGACATTCGGGACGGCTTGAAACCCGTTCAACGGCGAATTCTTTATGCAATGTACATCGATGGTAATACTTACGATAAGCCCTTTCGGAAGTCGGCGAAGTCTGTCGGTAACGTCATGGGTAATTTCCATCCTCACGGCGATAGCTCCATCTACGAAGCTATGGTTCGTCTTTCCCAGGATTGGAAGGTACGTGAGCCACTGATTCAGATGCACGGTAACAATGGGTCGCTAGATGGCGATCCACCCGCAGCAATGCGGTATACCGAAGCGCGTGTTAGCAAAATTTCGAATTTATTATTGTCGGATATCGACAAAGAAACTGTCGAGATGGTGCTTAACTTCGATGACACAGAGAATGAGCCCGTGGTACTACCAGCCCATTTTCCTAACCTATTAGTTAATGGTGCGACGGGTATTTCCGCCGGCTATGCCACGGAGATTCCACCGCATAATCTGAGTGAAGTAATCGATGCCACAGTCTACCTTCTAGAACACCCGGGCGCGACTTTAGATGATTTGATGCAGTATGTGAAGGGACCAGACTTTCCAACCGGTGCAATTATCCAAGGTGAGAAGGGAATTAGGGATGCATACGAGACAGGTCGGGGTAAGATTGTTGTGCGGTCAAAGACCTCAATTGTGGAACTCCGTGGTCACCGTGAGCAGATTGTCGTGACAGAAATTCCGTATGAAGTTAATA
This window harbors:
- a CDS encoding aldose 1-epimerase family protein codes for the protein MEYTLENQFLKAIINTHGAELSSVKDQNTGTEYLWQADPTVWARHAPILFPIVGRLNNDTYTYQGKSYHMTQHGFARDSEFQIEHSTDNSVTLLLFSNAATLKMYPFKFQLRVSYQLVNNLLTVSFNVKNMTDGEMIFGIGGHPGFNLQLDEDVQKNNYFFSFEPSKSRVRIPLVGPYIDIDKRTLAPTDTLIEVSDTLFKDDALIYALNSQTKISLRNDKNDYHINVMLDQTPFVGLWSPYPTTSDFVCIEPWWGIADELDSSGTFEEKVGMNKLTAGQEFNSQFRVAFHDKKID
- the plsY gene encoding glycerol-3-phosphate 1-O-acyltransferase PlsY, encoding MDIVKNIMLIILAYLAGSFPTGVLISKKFFQKDLRDFGSGNTGTTNTFRVLGFWPGVVVLTVDILKGTLGAALPLIFGIGPKYLVLVYGLASIFGHSFSIFLNMKGGKAVATSAGVLLAYNWSFFLIAITVFGIILLLTSMVSLTSMVAMVIVTGISFFYHDAILTTVAAIVLIFIIWRHQPNIRRIKNGTESVVPFGLYHHYLNKKKD
- the parE gene encoding DNA topoisomerase IV subunit B, with amino-acid sequence MPTKKNAYDDSSIQILEGLEAVRKRPGMYIGSTDGRGLHHLVYEIVDNAVDEALAGFGKEINITIGQDNSITVQDFGRGMPTGMHSSGKPTIEVILTVLHAGGKFNEGSYKTSGGLHGVGSSVVNALSSWMTVRVVRDGAVYEERFEDGGHPVGTLKKTGTRHEKNGTTISFLPDPTIFQTTVFKFDVIEERIRESSFLLKGVKFTLTDERGEGNSEVFYYEDGIQSFVTYLNEGKDVIGDVFYFEGTKEAIEVEFAGQYNDGYSENLISFVNNVRTGDGGTHEMGARSGFTKAFNEYARKVGLLKDKEKNLEGSDFREGLSAVIAVRIPEELLQFEGQTKGKLGTPQARNTVEAVVYEQMSYFLLENGELAQDLVKKAIRARDAREAARKARDDTRSGKKRKKTDTLLSGKLTPAQSRDAKKNELFLVEGDSAGGSAKQGRERKFQAILPLRGKVLNTQKAKLPDIFKNEEINTMIYTIGAGVGAEFKISDANYDKVIIMTDADTDGAHIQILLLTFFYRYMRPMIEAGKVYIALPPLYKLQKGTGAKSQVVYAWTDDELETASKKMGKGYSLQRFKGLGEMNADQLWETTMDPSSRTLIRVKIDDAALAERRVTTLMGDKVEARRDWIEKNVKFTLEEDSSILETKI